The genome window AGAAAGTATTCCAATGACTACGACCCAGCTCCAACTAACTCGGAGAGATGGTATTTCACAATATTTAGGATTTCTGGTTACGTTGATTTCTTAGATGGATTCAATACCAAAAGACCTACGCTTCTTGAGCGCCAAAGAAGTTTCTATTCAGGAGTATTCATAAATAATGATTTTGTTTACCATTCACCACTCAATCGACCTTTGAGCAATAATCTAACTCTTTCCTACAAAATGGGGGGGTTCTCCATTCCATTTATCAAGAATTTTCGCTCATTCGAAGCTGGTGGAACTTGGTATCATGTGTATGGCAAAAACTTTTTGGACAATTATAGATTTTTCATGAAGACTGATCTAAAAGTCACACGTACGATTGCTATCGATTTTGAATTGGACTCTAGAGTTACTGAGCCATGGAGGCTTACTGGACTCAATGCAGTCGACTATTATAATTACAATACAACGCCAGAAATATACGGATACCAAACTGGTACAAATTACGAAAGAACAAATCTGGGAAGGGATATAGCTCAAGGCACAGGAGCTGCAGGTTCCAATCAAAGACAGAAAACTATTTTCAATATCAATAGATTTATGACCACATTCAAAATGAATCTTCACAATTGGGAATTCCGCATTGGATATAGTATGAACTTGAGAGCTTTTCCAGGTGGTTTTGCCGGAGATAGTCAATTAACATTTTATGATCAATCCGTTTTCTTCTCAGCTGGTATATCAAGTTTCAGTTTTGGACAAGCAGAAGGAACAGAAGCTACTCGAGCGCGGGTATACAGATTTCGTAAACAACCACTAGATGTCGTTGAAAAATTACAATCTGGAGATTTGAGATAATGCTAAAAGAAAGAAGCCAAACTTTCAAATTGGTTTTTATATTTTTAGATCTTGGACTATCAATTCTGAGTTTTGCCTTAGCTTTTTATATTCGCTACCGACTAGAACCTGACCCGACAATCTTTTTATTAAGTATTGATTATTTCAGCTATATTCTGTTAGGAATCACATTAGGCTTAACACAGGTTCTAGCGTTTCTATCTATTGATCTCTATCATCCAAGACGTGGATTGAGTTTCTTTGATGAAGCTTTTGCTATTCTTTCTGGTATCTTTGTCAATTTGATGTTTATCCTCGCGATCCTATTTTTCATTCGAGGTGAAAGTTTCTCTAGATTGATTATCGCATACTATTCAATATTTGCTCCTATTGCAATTGCCATAGCTCATTATTTCCTGAGAAAGTTTCTTCATCACTTGCGAAGCAGAGGATATAACCTAAGATCTGTTATCATTTTGGGGACGGGAAAAGGAGCTCAAGCATTCCGAGACTCGATACAAAGACATTCCATATATGGATATATAGTTACAGGATTTCTTACTGGAAGTAAAAAGTTGTTCAAAAAAGGACATACTGAGACTATACTTGGAAGTTGGAAAGATCTCGAAAAAATTATAATAAAGACCAAACCCGATCTCGTGGTTTATTCATTCTCGCATGAAGAAGGATCTTACCTCAAAGAAACGATTGATATTTGCGATTATTATGGTATTGATCTAAAGGTAATTCCCAGTTACGAAGAGTTTATCACGGCACGTGGAAGAGTTGAAGTGATGGAAGGAATTCCAATCATCACAATCAGAAATATCCCAATTCGTTTAGGTTATAATCAAGTCATAAAGCGGATTTTCGATATTAGCTTTTCATTTTTGTTCATTTTATTCTTTTCTCCTTTTTATCTATTGATGGCGGCTTTAATAAAAATCACAAGCCCAGGCCCAATTTTTTATAAACAAGAGCGCGTGGGCTTAGACAATAAAAAATTTCAAATGCTGAAATTCAGGACTATGGAAGTTCAAGAGAAGAAAGACTCTGATACAAAATGGACAGTTGAAAATGATCCTAGAGTCACCAAAATTGGCGCTATTCTTAGAAAATTGTCCTTGGATGAAACACCTCAATTTATTAACGTACTTATAGGCAATATGTCCGTTGTCGGACCTAGACCGGAACGTCCATATTTTGTGGATCAATTCCAGATAAAGCATAGACATTATATGCGTCGCCATGCAGTGAAAGCAGGTATTACTGGATGGGCACAGATTCAGGGATTAAGAGGTAATACTTCTATTGAACAACGGATTGAAGCAGATATTTATTATATAGAAAACTGGAGTTTATACTTCGATTTGAAGATTATTTTGCTAACACCTTTAAAAGGACTGTACAGCAAGAACGCATA of Leptospira sp. GIMC2001 contains these proteins:
- a CDS encoding undecaprenyl-phosphate glucose phosphotransferase: MLKERSQTFKLVFIFLDLGLSILSFALAFYIRYRLEPDPTIFLLSIDYFSYILLGITLGLTQVLAFLSIDLYHPRRGLSFFDEAFAILSGIFVNLMFILAILFFIRGESFSRLIIAYYSIFAPIAIAIAHYFLRKFLHHLRSRGYNLRSVIILGTGKGAQAFRDSIQRHSIYGYIVTGFLTGSKKLFKKGHTETILGSWKDLEKIIIKTKPDLVVYSFSHEEGSYLKETIDICDYYGIDLKVIPSYEEFITARGRVEVMEGIPIITIRNIPIRLGYNQVIKRIFDISFSFLFILFFSPFYLLMAALIKITSPGPIFYKQERVGLDNKKFQMLKFRTMEVQEKKDSDTKWTVENDPRVTKIGAILRKLSLDETPQFINVLIGNMSVVGPRPERPYFVDQFQIKHRHYMRRHAVKAGITGWAQIQGLRGNTSIEQRIEADIYYIENWSLYFDLKIILLTPLKGLYSKNAY